The Coffea arabica cultivar ET-39 chromosome 3c, Coffea Arabica ET-39 HiFi, whole genome shotgun sequence genome contains a region encoding:
- the LOC113734091 gene encoding peroxiredoxin-2F, mitochondrial gives MASAMLKRAAMVNSMVFKGLQETSRRRAYASIAEGTDLVAAAPNVSLQKARTWDEGVASKFSTTPLKDIFKGKKVVIFGLPGAYTGVCSAQHVPSYKNNIDKFKAKGIDSVICVAVNDPYTMNGWAEKIQATEAIEFYGDFDGSFHKSLDLMVDLSAALLGPRSHRWSAYVVDGQVKVFNLEQAPSEVKVSGGDVILGQI, from the exons ATGGCCTCAGCAATGCTGAAAAGAGCTGCAATGGTGAACTCAATGGTGTTCAAAGGCCTGCAGGAGACATCTAGGAGGAGGGCCTATGCGTCGATTGCAGAGGGTACAGACTTGGTGGCGGCTGCACCTAATGTTTCTCTCCAGAAAGCTCGGACTTGGGATGAAGGGGTTGCCTCCAAATTCTCAACCACCCCTCTCAAAGATATCTTCAAG GGGAAAAAAGTTGTCATCTTTGGCCTTCCT GGTGCATATACAGGAGTTTGTTCAGCTCAGCATGTCCCTAGTTACAAGAACAATATCGACAAGTTCAAGGCCAAGGGGATTGACTCTGTAATTTGTGTAGCTGTCAATGATCCATACACAATGAATGGTTGGGCAGAAAAAATTCAAGCTACAGAAGCT ATAGAGTTTTATGGAGATTTTGATGGAAGCTTCCACAAAAGTTTGGACTTAATGGTTGATCTCTCTGCTGCGCTGCTTGGACCTCGCTCTCATAG GTGGTCAGCCTATGTGGTTGATGGACAGGTCAAGGTTTTTAATCTGGAACAAGCACCTTCTGAAGTCAAGGTTTCCGGTGGAGATGTTATATTGGGACagatctaa
- the LOC113735359 gene encoding DELLA protein RGL3-like, translating to MTICYYFSAALQERISRETGVVVPEASEGSQRMPTLEKAFTTLQPAVVECQQELPFCQVTQFTAIQATVDNLAAAKRVHIVDLGIKSRSHWPIIMQVHAGRQECQLELLKITAGGPHKERIEEIGKMLSFFAETINEPFKFKLIVSEMRDLKKDFFELAEHEVLAVYSEMRLASLLASPDNLESLVGTIAKLKPCVMVMIEIEASTNTPNFLDRFDAALHLCAAVFNCHEDCMERKNSCRALLEGVFIWEGIQNIITTEGEERIHRQEKLEFWRAYWQDLASLK from the coding sequence atgacCATTTGTTACTATTTTTCTGCGGCTCTTCAAGAGAGGATCTCGCGAGAAACTGGGGTTGTGGTTCCTGAAGCATCAGAAGGAAGTCAAAGGATGCCAACGCTTGAAAAGGCTTTCACAACTCTTCAGCCTGCTGTGGTAGAGTGTCAGCAGGAACTCCCTTTCTGTCAAGTTACTCAGTTCACTGCAATTCAGGCCACAGTGGACAATCTGGCAGCAGCTAAAAGGGTTCATATAGTTGATTTAGGAATCAAAAGCCGATCGCACTGGCCAATCATCATGCAAGTTCATGCTGGAAGGCAAGAATGTCAACTTGAACTTCTGAAGATAACTGCTGGTGGACCACACAAAGAGAGGATTGAGGAGATAGGTAAAATGTTATCATTTTTTGCAGAAACCATCAACGAACCCtttaaatttaaactaattGTATCAGAAATGAGGGATCTTAAGAAAGATTTCTTTGAGTTAGCAGAACATGAGGTGCTGGCTGTTTACTCAGAAATGCGTCTGGCGAGTTTGTTAGCATCGCCTGATAACTTGGAATCTCTTGTAGGAACCATAGCCAAACTCAAACCATGTGTGATGGTGATGATTGAAATAGAAGCGAGTACAAACACACCTAACTTCCTGGACCGTTTTGATGCAGCACTTCATCTTTGTGCTGCTGTTTTTAATTGTCATGAGGATTGCATGGAAAGAAAGAATTCCTGCAGGGCACTTTTAGAAGGAGTTTTCATCTGGGAGGGGATCCAAAACATTATAACAACTGAGGGTGAAGAGAGGATTCATCGCCAGGAAAAGCTTGAGTTTTGGAGAGCTTACTGGCAAGATTTGGCATCGTTGAAATAG
- the LOC113735278 gene encoding DELLA protein RGL2-like has translation MAPQHEEITKGARTTVPISFFAEAKNKNQFLPSASLHLIKKHHESKVMPEQSPTSEPSNISCSLSLELSTVDIIKMAKKIGSGDLSYVKSAASPENYKDFELALLLQAAAFNFSNQQFVHARNLLNICQDSASLNGNPIQRVVYYFVEALQEKITMETGGEVLQEKPEGNRRDLTVEEAFLSLHPALMECHAKLPFCRITQFTAIQAILDNVGSAKRIHLIDLGIKCGTQWSVLMQALANRHECPLELLKITAVGPSKEMIEEIGKQLSSFAASLNIPFAFRIVVSDLQNVDQYLFQLAANEVVAIYSELRMASLLAWPHHLESLLSTIKKLRPRVMVMIEIEANTNAPLFMDRFNASLSVSAALFDCLESCMDRDSPCRAIIEGMFLREGIQYLITSRGKESIHRQESIGFWRAFLKRFGMVEIALSNWAFCQANLVAKSNPCWSSCTLEVNGKGMAIGWKGTPIHMLSVWKC, from the coding sequence ATGGCACCACAACATGAAGAAATCACAAAGGGAGCTCGAACCACAGTGCCAATCTCTTTTTTTGCCGAGGCAAAGAATAAAAACCAATTTCTTCCTTCAGCATCCTTGCATCTCATAAAGAAACATCACGAAAGCAAAGTGATGCCTGAGCAAAGCCCCACCAGTGAACCATCCAACATTTCCTGTTCTCTCTCGCTGGAATTATCAACTGTTGACATTATCAAAATGGCCAAGAAAATAGGATCAGGTGATCTTTCTTATGTTAAATCTGCAGCGTCACCTGAGAACTACAAAGATTTTGAACTTGCACTACTACTTCAAGCTGCTGCTTTTAACTTCTCTAACCAACAATTTGTTCATGCAAGAAATTTGCTCAACATCTGTCAAGATTCTGCTTCTCTTAATGGTAATCCAATTCAAAGAGTAGTCTATTACTTTGTTGAAGCTCTCCAAGAGAAGATCACCATGGAGACGGGAGGAGAGGTTCTGCAAGAAAAACCGGAAGGAAATCGGAGGGATCTAACAGTTGAAGAGGCTTTTCTGAGTCTGCATCCTGCTCTGATGGAATGTCATGCTAAACTTCCCTTCTGCCGAATCACCCAATTTACTGCAATTCAAGCCATACTGGATAATGTTGGATCTGCTAAAAGAATTCATTTGATTGATTTGGGTATCAAATGTGGTACACAGTGGTCAGTCTTGATGCAGGCTCTTGCTAATAGACATGAATGCCCACTTGAGCTTCTCAAGATTACTGCTGTTGGACCATCAAAAGAGATGATTGAAGAGATAGGTAAGCAGCTATCATCTTTTGCTGCGAGCTTGAACATTCCATTTGCATTCAGAATAGTTGTTTCAGACTTGCAGAATGTTGACCAATATTTGTTCCAGTTAGCAGCTAATGAAGTAGTTGCAATTTACTCCGAGCTGCGAATGGCAAGTTTGTTAGCATGGCCTCATCACTTAGAATCTCTTCTATCAACTATTAAGAAACTCAGGCCACGTGTTATGGTGATGATTGAAATTGAAGCAAATACAAATGCGCCTCTTTTCATGGATCGATTTAATGCATCTCTTTCAGTTTCAGCAGCTCTTTTTGATTGTCTTGAGAGTTGCATGGACCGTGACAGTCCATGCAGAGCAATTATTGAAGGAATGTTTCTCCGAGAAGGGATTCAATATCTTATTACCTCCAGAGGTAAGGAAAGCATTCATCGCCAAGAAAGTATTGGTTTCTGGAGAGctttcttgaaaagatttggcatggTTGAAATTGCATTGAGCAACTGGGCTTTCTGTCAAGCAAACTTGGTTGCGAAAAGCAATCCTTGTTGGAGTTCTTGCACTCTAGAGGTAAATGGAAAAGGCATGGCTATAGGGTGGAAGGGAACTCCAATTCATATGCTTAGTGTCTGGAAGTGTTGA
- the LOC113734092 gene encoding E3 ubiquitin-protein ligase RHF1A translates to MATEMIISSDNPSTIMKTMTISTPSSSFPATDNAAGDVAVSDDCFEDGCSICLEPFSSHDPPTVTNCKHEYHLHCILEWSQRSTECPICCQLLELKDPTSQELLCAAKVERSKRARSSIRVVYEGPEVNHDSSYVNDPDEEEQFLQHFAAATSRARHVNRSRRQTASRLDSSEVFPTVPLENGINLTYGLEGGLATTGAPASTIEVEASSAVPSVVDVTSMTPETGDGHVGHRIFFRQPSPDAPRKLNSFEFLAFSESVKAKVSAASARYKETITKSTRGFKDKLLARNTTVKELGRGVQREMSAGIAGVARMIERLDLSSKRTGVFVPQSSAPVETPGAPAPAADTVNFSHEGKNVEKSIATQYPIAGYREITHGMSSDVLSFNSTTRPAQADVSLI, encoded by the exons ATGGCTACTGAGATGATCATCTCATCCGACAATCCATCAACGATCATGAAGACCATGACGATCAGCACACCATCATCCTCATTTCCGGCAACAGACAATGCCGCCGGCGACGTCGCCGTTTCGGACGACTGTTTCGAGGACGGATGTAGCATTTGTCTGGAGCCTTTCAGCTCACACGATCCTCCCACT GTCACCAATTGTAAACATGAGTATCATTTGCACTGTATTCTTGAATG GTCACAGAGAAGCACAGAATGCCCTATATGTTGCCAACTTCTTGAATTAAAGGATCCCACCAG CCAAGAGCTTTTATGTGCTGCAAAAGTTGAGAGAAGCAAGAGAGCAAGAAGTAGTATCCGTGTTGTTTATGAGGGTCCTGAAGTGAACCAC gattCTTCTTATGTAAATGATCCTGATGAGGAGGAGCAATTTCTGCAGCATTTTGCTGCTGCTACAAGCAGAGCCCGTCATGTTAACAGAAGCAGAAGGCAAACAGCATCACGACTAGATTCTTCCGAAGTATTCCCTACTGTCCCTTTGGAAAATGGGATTAACTTGACTTATGGGTTGGAGGGTGGTTTAGCTACTACAGGTGCACCAGCTAGCACCATTGAGGTAGAGGCATCATCAGCAGTTCCTTCTGTTGTGGATGTGACATCCATGACTCCTGAAACTGGAGATGGTCATGTTGGCCATAG GATTTTCTTTCGCCAACCATCACCTGATGCTCCTCGCAAACTGAATTCATTTGAGTTCCTTGCCTTCTCTGAGTCTGTTAAAGCTAAAGTGTCTGCTGCTTCAGCCAG GTATAAGGAAACAATTACAAAAAGCACACGTGGTTTTAAGGATAAGTTGTTGGCTCGCAATACTACGGTCAAGGAATTGGGTAGAGGAGTTCAGCGGGAGATGAGTGCAGGTATTGCTGGAGTTGCAAGAATGATTGAACGTTTAGATCTTTCCTCAAAAAGAACTGGTGTTTTTGTTCCTCAGTCAAGTGCTCCGGTAGAAACTCCAGGAGCACCAGCCCCGGCCGCCGATACAGTGAACTTCTCACACGAAGGAAAGAATGTAGAGAAGAGCATTGCAACTCAGTATCCCATCGCGGGTTATAGGGAAATTACACATGGTATGAGTTCTGATGTTCTGTCATTCAACTCCACTACCAGACCAGCCCAAGCGGATGTTTCTCTTATATAG
- the LOC113734094 gene encoding DEAD-box ATP-dependent RNA helicase 58, chloroplastic-like isoform X2 has product MASCFSATHPHYVSWTSSANFGQSSNPSYVTKSLVFRCRKRTQCALQIHCPLMKARVASSSMDTTDAHIEENSSFSTLRELCKGHVPEHVINRMEEIGYVAPTEVQQQALPVLFAGRDCILQAQTGSGKTLAYLLQIFSVIDTQRFGVQALIVLPTRELGMQVTEVTRKLAAKPSQAQRQQKPCTIMALLDGGRLTRHKRWLKAEPPTIVIATLQSLCHMLEKQIFGLGALQVLVIDEVDFMFNSSKQVDALRRLLTSYSSSSNRQTICASASVPQHKRFLHDCIQHKWTKGDVVHVHVNPVQPMPSCLHHRFVVCGERERHSTLLLLLQSDAPQSAIVFVGEQSEKSKKAGNAPPTTILFDFLKASFLGCSTIILLEEDMNFNQRAASLIDLRGGGDFLLVATDIASRGVDLPETTHIYNFDLPRDAVNYLHRAGRAVERKLMRTRIA; this is encoded by the exons ATGGCGTCGTGTTTCTCTGCAACGCATCCTCATTATGTTTCATGGACCTCCTCTGCGAATTTCGGACAAAGCTCTAATCCTTCCTACGTTACAAAGTCGTTAGTTTTCAGGTGTAGGAAGCGGACTCAGTGCGCCCTGCAAATCCACTGCCCATTGATGAAGGCTCGTGTGGCCTCTTCTTCCATGGATACCACAGATGCCCATATCGAAGAGAACAGCAGCTTCTCCACGCTACGAGAGCTATGCAAAGGTCACGTGCCTGAGCACGTGATTAACAG GATGGAAGAAATTGGATATGTTGCACCAACAGAGGTGCAGCAGCAAGCTTTACCGGTGCTTTTTGCTGGACGAGATTGTATActtcaggcccag ACAGGCTCCGGAAAAACTCTTGCATACCTGCTGCAGATTTTTTCAGTCATTGATACTCAAAGATTTGGTGTTCAAGCACTGATTGTTCTGCCCACAAGGGAGCTTGGCATGCAA GTTACAGAAGTTACTCGAAAGCTTGCTGCTAAGCCTTCACAGGCTCAACGACAGCAGAAGCCATGCACCATCATGGCTCTTTTAGATGGGGGAAGGTTGACAAGACATAAGAGGTGGTTAAAG GCAGAACCTCCTACTATAGTGATTGCAACTCTGCAGAGTTTGTGTCATATGCTTGAGAAGCAAATTTTTGGGTTAGGTGCCCTGCAAGTGCTGGTAATTGATGAG GTTGATTTTATGTTCAATTCCTCAAAGCAAGTTGATGCTCTTCGAAGGCTTTTGACATCATACTCTTCAAGCAGTAATCGTCAAACGATTTGTGCCAGTGCATCAGTTCCCCAACACAAGCGATTTCTGCACGACTGTATACAGCATAAATGGACCAAG GGTGATGTTGTTCATGTCCATGTAAATCCAGTTCAGCCAATGCCATCATGCCTACATCACAGATTTGTG GTATGTGGCGAAAGGGAAAGGCACTCAACGTTGCTATTGTTATTACAATCAGATGCTCCTCAGTCTGCTATAGTGTTTGTTGGAGAGCAA TCTGAAAAGTCAAAGAAGGCTGGAAATGCTCCACCAACAACTATCCTATTTGATTTTTTAAAGGCCTCCTTTCTGGGATGCTCCACAATAATTCTTCTGGAGGAAGATATGAATTTTAATCAGCGAGCAGCATCCTTAATA GATCTTAGAGGAGGAGGAGACTTTCTTCTGGTTGCAACAGATATAGCATCTAGAGGAGTTGACCTGCCTGAGACAACTCATATTTACAATTTTGATCTGCCAAGAGATGCAGTAAATTACCTTCATCGAGCTGGAAGGGCAG TTGAAAGAAAGTTGATGAGGACAAGGATAGCGTAG
- the LOC113734094 gene encoding DEAD-box ATP-dependent RNA helicase 58, chloroplastic-like isoform X1: MASCFSATHPHYVSWTSSANFGQSSNPSYVTKSLVFRCRKRTQCALQIHCPLMKARVASSSMDTTDAHIEENSSFSTLRELCKGHVPEHVINRMEEIGYVAPTEVQQQALPVLFAGRDCILQAQTGSGKTLAYLLQIFSVIDTQRFGVQALIVLPTRELGMQVTEVTRKLAAKPSQAQRQQKPCTIMALLDGGRLTRHKRWLKAEPPTIVIATLQSLCHMLEKQIFGLGALQVLVIDEVDFMFNSSKQVDALRRLLTSYSSSSNRQTICASASVPQHKRFLHDCIQHKWTKGDVVHVHVNPVQPMPSCLHHRFVVCGERERHSTLLLLLQSDAPQSAIVFVGEQSEKSKKAGNAPPTTILFDFLKASFLGCSTIILLEEDMNFNQRAASLIDLRGGGDFLLVATDIASRGVDLPETTHIYNFDLPRDAVNYLHRAGRAGRKPFSDDKYFVTNIIAPEERFVLQRFKNELKFFCEELFL, from the exons ATGGCGTCGTGTTTCTCTGCAACGCATCCTCATTATGTTTCATGGACCTCCTCTGCGAATTTCGGACAAAGCTCTAATCCTTCCTACGTTACAAAGTCGTTAGTTTTCAGGTGTAGGAAGCGGACTCAGTGCGCCCTGCAAATCCACTGCCCATTGATGAAGGCTCGTGTGGCCTCTTCTTCCATGGATACCACAGATGCCCATATCGAAGAGAACAGCAGCTTCTCCACGCTACGAGAGCTATGCAAAGGTCACGTGCCTGAGCACGTGATTAACAG GATGGAAGAAATTGGATATGTTGCACCAACAGAGGTGCAGCAGCAAGCTTTACCGGTGCTTTTTGCTGGACGAGATTGTATActtcaggcccag ACAGGCTCCGGAAAAACTCTTGCATACCTGCTGCAGATTTTTTCAGTCATTGATACTCAAAGATTTGGTGTTCAAGCACTGATTGTTCTGCCCACAAGGGAGCTTGGCATGCAA GTTACAGAAGTTACTCGAAAGCTTGCTGCTAAGCCTTCACAGGCTCAACGACAGCAGAAGCCATGCACCATCATGGCTCTTTTAGATGGGGGAAGGTTGACAAGACATAAGAGGTGGTTAAAG GCAGAACCTCCTACTATAGTGATTGCAACTCTGCAGAGTTTGTGTCATATGCTTGAGAAGCAAATTTTTGGGTTAGGTGCCCTGCAAGTGCTGGTAATTGATGAG GTTGATTTTATGTTCAATTCCTCAAAGCAAGTTGATGCTCTTCGAAGGCTTTTGACATCATACTCTTCAAGCAGTAATCGTCAAACGATTTGTGCCAGTGCATCAGTTCCCCAACACAAGCGATTTCTGCACGACTGTATACAGCATAAATGGACCAAG GGTGATGTTGTTCATGTCCATGTAAATCCAGTTCAGCCAATGCCATCATGCCTACATCACAGATTTGTG GTATGTGGCGAAAGGGAAAGGCACTCAACGTTGCTATTGTTATTACAATCAGATGCTCCTCAGTCTGCTATAGTGTTTGTTGGAGAGCAA TCTGAAAAGTCAAAGAAGGCTGGAAATGCTCCACCAACAACTATCCTATTTGATTTTTTAAAGGCCTCCTTTCTGGGATGCTCCACAATAATTCTTCTGGAGGAAGATATGAATTTTAATCAGCGAGCAGCATCCTTAATA GATCTTAGAGGAGGAGGAGACTTTCTTCTGGTTGCAACAGATATAGCATCTAGAGGAGTTGACCTGCCTGAGACAACTCATATTTACAATTTTGATCTGCCAAGAGATGCAGTAAATTACCTTCATCGAGCTGGAAGGGCAGGTAGGAAACCATTTTCAGATGATAAATATTTTGTGACCAACATTATAGCACCAGAAGAGCGATTTGTATTGCAGAGATTCAAAAATGAACTGAAGTTTTTCTGTGAAGAGTTGTTCCTGTAA
- the LOC113734093 gene encoding glucose-1-phosphate adenylyltransferase large subunit 3, chloroplastic/amyloplastic-like — protein MAVAIDGRIAFRPAGQLHGTVALSGKRNWSIIKFCNGDFMGEKLNCRKLQQRHLENGIAGAPVSMSLTADIVRDTKLRDLEMEKRDPRTVGAIILGGGAGTRLFPLTKRRAKPAVPIGGSYRLIDVPMSNCINSGINKVYILTQFNSASLNRHLARAYNYGSGVTLGDGYVEVLAATQTPGEAGKNWFLGTADAVRQFHWLFEDQRCKEIEDVLILSGDHLYRMDYMDFVQNHRQSGADITISTLPIDDRRASDFGLMKIDNEGRVLFFSEKPKGDDLKAMAVDTTVLGLSKDEAQKKPYIASMGVYVFKKEILLNLLRWRFPTANDFGSEIIPASAAEFYIKAYLFNDYWEDIGTIKSFFEANLALTEHPPKFSFYDATKPIYTSRRNLPPSKIENSKIVDSIISHGSFLSNCFVEHSLVGLRSRINSNVHLKDTVMLGADYYETDAEIASLLAEGRVPIGIGENSRIKDCIIDKNAKIGKNVIIENSEGIQEADRSSEGFYIRSGITILLKNSTVKDGLVM, from the exons ATGGCTGTTGCCATTGATGGCCGGATTGCCTTCCGACCAGCAGGACAGTTGCATGGCACTGTTGCATTGTCTGGGAAAAGGAATTGGAGCATTATTAAGTTCTGCAATGGAGATTTTATGGGAGAGAAGCTCAACTGCAGAAAGCTTCAGCAGAGGCATCTTGAAAATGGTATTGCCGGGGCTCCTGTAAGCATGTCCCTTACTGCTGATATTGTACGTGACACTAAG TTAAGGGACCTGGAGATGGAGAAAAGGGATCCAAGAACTGTTGGGGCAATTATACTGGGAGGTGGAGCTGGTACCCGTCTCTTTCCTCTCACCAAGCGCCGAGCAAAACCTGCT GTACCTATTGGCGGATCATACCGGCTAATTGATGTGCCAATGAGCAACTGTATCAACAGTGGTATCAACAAGGTTTACATTCTTACCCAATTTAACTCAGCATCACTCAACAGGCATCTTGCAAGGGCTTACAACTATGGCAGTGGTGTCACACTTGGGGATGGCTATGTGGAG GTCTTAGCAGCCACTCAAACCCCAGGTGAGGCAGGTAAAAATTGGTTCCTAGGTACAGCAGATGCGGTACGACAGTTCCACTGGCTTTTTGAG GATCAAAGATGCAAGGAGATTGAAGATGTACTGATTCTATCCGGTGATCACCTGTACAGAATGGACTACATGGACTTTGTTCAG AATCACAGACAAAGTGGAGCAGATATCACTATATCAACTTTGCCAATAGATGACAG acGTGCATCAGATTTTGGGTTGATGAAGATTGACAACGAAGGCAGGGTCCTATTTTTCAGCGAAAAACCCAAAGGAGATGACTTGAAGGCAATG GCTGTAGACACCACAGTTTTGGGGCTATCTAAAGATGAGGCTCAGAAGAAACCTTATATTGCTTCAATGGGAGTTTATGTCTTCAAAAAGGAAATCCTTCTGAATCTTTTAAG ATGGCGTTTTCCAACTGCAAATGACTTTGGATCAGAAATAATCCCTGCTTCAGCAGCAGAATTTTACATAAAGGC TTATTTATTTAATGATTATTGGGAAGACATTGGAACAATCAAGTCCTTTTTTGAAGCAAACCTTGCCCTGACAGAGCAT CCACCAAAATTTAGTTTCTATGATGCAACAAAGCCAATCTATACATCCAGGAGAAACTTGCCACCATCGAAGATAGAAAACAGCAAG ATTGTTGACTCAATCATATCACATGGTAGTTTCTTGAGTAATTGCTTTGTGGAACACAGTCTTGTTGGTCTGAGGTCCCGCATAAATTCCAACGTTCACTTAAAG GATACAGTGATGCTGGGGGCTGATTACTACGAAACTGATGCTGAAATTGCCTCACTGTTAGCTGAGGGAAGAGTCCCTATTGGAATTGGAGAAAATTCAAGAATCAA AGACTGCATCATTGACAAGAATGCCAAAATAGGCAAAAATGTCATCATCGAAAATTCAGAG GGCATACAAGAGGCTGACAGATCCTCAGAAGGATTCTATATCAGATCAGGCATTACAATCTTATTAAAAAACTCAACAGTTAAAGATGGTTTAGTGATGTAA
- the LOC113734096 gene encoding uncharacterized GPI-anchored protein At3g06035-like isoform X1, with amino-acid sequence MTSLARYLLLPLLLNFVLFISHTVKCADEEQNLLQQINSYRASLNLTALKENDKAKCLADGMADNFKDQPCTNTTGANTVPGTESQFSDYPNILAKCHLNVTTTRDGAIMPACVPNLNPTIVLANFTDTQYANNLNDTKFTGVGIGSKNDWIVVVLTTDTPEGSYVTADNNSPNFAMQPGPVYYTLFLCVAFLLLM; translated from the exons ATGACGTCTCTTGCACGTTACCTACTTCTCCCTCTGCTTCTCAACTTCGTCCTCTTCATCAGCCACACTGTCAAATGTGCCG ATGAGGAACAGAATCTTCTGCAGCAAATTAACAGTTACAGAGCATCCTTAAATTTGACAGCTCTAAAAGAGAATGATAAAGCAAAGTGCCTTGCTGATGGAATGGCAGATAATTTCAAGGATCAACCCTGTACAAACACCACAGGCGCCAATACTGTTCCGGGCACCGAATCACAGTTCTCTGACTATCCCAACATTCTAGCTAAATGCCATTTGAATGTCACCACCACAAGGGATGGGGCCATAATGCCTGCCTGTGTTCCCAATCTTAATCCTACTATTGTTCTTGCCAATTTCACGGATACACAGTACGCAAACAACCTTAACGACACCAAATTTACTGGAGTTGGAATCGGTTCCAAAAATGACTGGATAGTTGTTGTTTTGACAACAGACACACCAGAGGGAAGCTATGTGACTGCTGATAATAATTCACCCAATTTTGCAATGCAGCCAGGTCCAGTATACTATACATTATTTTTATGCGTGGCTTTCTTGCTGTTGATGTGA
- the LOC113734096 gene encoding uncharacterized GPI-anchored protein At3g06035-like isoform X2 gives MTSLARYLLLPLLLNFVLFISHTVKCADEEQNLLQQINSYRASLNLTALKENDKAKCLADGMADNFKDQPCTNTTGANTVPGTESQFSDYPNILAKCHLNVTTTRDGAIMPACVPNLNPTIVLANFTDTQYANNLNDTKFTGVGIGSKNDWIVVVLTTDTPEGSYVTADNNSPNFAMQPGKRHLTAS, from the exons ATGACGTCTCTTGCACGTTACCTACTTCTCCCTCTGCTTCTCAACTTCGTCCTCTTCATCAGCCACACTGTCAAATGTGCCG ATGAGGAACAGAATCTTCTGCAGCAAATTAACAGTTACAGAGCATCCTTAAATTTGACAGCTCTAAAAGAGAATGATAAAGCAAAGTGCCTTGCTGATGGAATGGCAGATAATTTCAAGGATCAACCCTGTACAAACACCACAGGCGCCAATACTGTTCCGGGCACCGAATCACAGTTCTCTGACTATCCCAACATTCTAGCTAAATGCCATTTGAATGTCACCACCACAAGGGATGGGGCCATAATGCCTGCCTGTGTTCCCAATCTTAATCCTACTATTGTTCTTGCCAATTTCACGGATACACAGTACGCAAACAACCTTAACGACACCAAATTTACTGGAGTTGGAATCGGTTCCAAAAATGACTGGATAGTTGTTGTTTTGACAACAGACACACCAGAGGGAAGCTATGTGACTGCTGATAATAATTCACCCAATTTTGCAATGCAGCCAG